From Bacteroidales bacterium:
GGGTCCATACCTACTATGTACAATACTGCTGTAACAAGATATTTGAACTAAAATCCGGAAATATATCGAGGGCTGAAACTCAAAAAATTTGCAATCAAATATTAAGGGATCACGAACCATTCTATTTTGAATTGAGGAATCTATTGACTCATCACCAGTGGCAATTATTAAAAGCAATTGCCAAAGAAAAAGGAGCAAAAAGTATTACTTCATCGGCATTTATCAAACAATATGATCTTACAAATGCAAGCACTATTAAGCGAGGCATTGAATCCCTACTTGAAAAGGAGCTTATATACAGAAGTAAAAACCAGTACCTTCTACAAGATGTTTTCTTTTCAAGATGGCTTGAGTTGCAAGAATGATCATTAAATTTAACTATCCGTAATTGAATTTATCTATAACTGACGATAAGCATATTGTGGTAAAAATCCCGACGGGTTACAATATCGGGGTTGATGTGCGGACCATCACGAATATGAAGGAAACCGGCTATAAGAAGGCCGTTTACAAGATCCCTGAGAAAGAATTTCCAATCACACCCGGATTACCAAGGGTTAAGCTGCTCGGCACCGGCGGAACCATTGCTTCGCGCCTGGATTACCGCACCGGGGCCGTCATCCCTGCCTTTTCCCCTGGAGAACTCTATGGGGCAGTTCCAGAACTGGCCGATATCTGCAACCTGGAGACTGAGAAAATATTCGCCGTATTCAGCGAGAACATGGGTCCCAAGCAATACATCGCCCTTTCCCAGGCTATCGGGAAAGAGATCGAAAAAGGGGTGGATTGCCGAAGTTATGGTATGCATGTTCGGCCCTACATCCGATGAATATGGTTTGCTGCACAAGGGAACCCGTGTAAGGAAAATGCACTCATCCTATCGTTCCACTTTCCGAACCATTGGCGATGTGCCGATGGCCATGGTAAGCCGGAAAAAGATCACCCCCATCCACAAAAGCTACAACAAGCGCCGGAGCGATCGTATTGTGAGCATCTTCCCTTACTTCAGCGATGAAGTGACCATGCTCTATTATTATCC
This genomic window contains:
- a CDS encoding asparaginase domain-containing protein, with amino-acid sequence MNLSITDDKHIVVKIPTGYNIGVDVRTITNMKETGYKKAVYKIPEKEFPITPGLPRVKLLGTGGTIASRLDYRTGAVIPAFSPGELYGAVPELADICNLETEKIFAVFSENMGPKQYIALSQAIGKEIEKGVDCRSYGMHVRPYIR